The DNA window ccggCTCTAGCTTAATCCCGTCACTAAGCTAGCGTCGTATTCTGATGCGACAAAATCGAAAAGCAtgttccataactaatttaaatgCAGTTTTCTGATGCTCTTTAATTACCTCAAATGTAACATAAAAATTGTGAATAGTGTcatgattttaatttttttaatagttatgCTACTCAACAAATTAATCAATTGAACAGCgctcaaaaaagaaaaaaaaataattccatttaaaacaaaaatatatatttttaagtAAAACCTCAGCATTGAGCTTCTGTTGGTTTATAAATGGTTGTGTAACTATACAATAGCATTGATTCCAATTAAATTtatcatttgattgatttcgagaTGAATAAATATCAACGAGCTGCATTGTAATCCAATCTATGAGATCCTCAGTTATGATAGTCAGTTGCATTGTTTCTGAAACAATGTGTCCCATcggaaacaatttcaatttcatCTTTATCGCAAATATGTggtcgtcctgaaaaggacggTTTGAAAAAGGGTTTGTTCGCCGTTCGATTTAGGCcttcttttcggtcttcttgggCAGTAGCACGGCTTGGATGTTTGGTAGAACACCACCCTGAGCAATGGTCActccggagagcagtttgttcaactcCTCATCGTTAcgaatggccagctgcagaTGACGCGGGATGATTCTGGTCTTCTTATTATCACGGGCAGCGTTTCCTGCCAATTCCAACACTTCGGCAGCGAGGTATTCCATCACAGCCGCCAGATAGACGGGTGCTCCGGCTCCAACACGTTCGGCATAGTTTCCTTTCCTCAACAGACGGTGAATACGGCCCACAGGGAACTGAAGACCAGCACGATTCGAGCGGGACTTTGCCTTTCCCTTAACTTTGCCTCCTTTACCACGTCCAGACATGATGATTTGAGTTTTCGAATAGAGTAGCAACTATTAACTGAAGTAGAGGTATACTGATGCCAGGTACCTGCATGGACCCTCTTTATATACCCGTTTCAATGTGAATTATTTTTCACAAGGGCACGGCTGACGAAATAATATTCGACAAGTATAAAAAAGGGGACGAGCATCTGACGCTTCCGATGCGAGTATAAAAGAACTAGCCTACATGGCTTCAACATTAGTTTCTTTCAAGCACCGGAAAGCATAACACCATTGTCGAAATGGCACCGAAAGCAAGTGGAAAAGCAGTCAAAAAAGCTGGCAAGGCAACGAAGGCCATTGTAAAGGGAGACAAGAAAAAACGTAAGCAACGGCGTAAGGAGAGCTATGCTatctacatctacaaggtgCTGAAGCAAGTTCACCCCGACACCGGAGTTTCCTCGAAGGCCATGAGCATCATGAACAGCTTCGTTAATGACATCTTCGAACGCATTGCATCCGAAGCTTCTCGTCTGGCTCACTACAACAAGCGCTCTACGATCACTTCCCGCGAGATACAGACTGCCGTTCGTCTTTTGCTGCCGGGAGAGTTGGCCAAACACGCTGTCTCGGAGGGCACCAAAGCTGTCACTAAGTATActagctccaagtaaattcttCTAATCGTTGCATTGAAACcatcggcccttttcagggccaacAAATTTTCGCCAAAGAATCAAACTAGATTTTCCTCTACCTTCAaatcaaaaatgataaaatgaataaacttgCGACGAGAAATCCAAAATGTAGTGTATTTTCCTCGATACCCAATGTATATTGACTATTTCGGGAAGAGACAATTCAGAATAGTGATTTTTACCAACTGGTGGCAACCTACTGTCCTCGCCAGTAACGGGAAGGCGGCTCAATTCAAGAAATACAAAACCATCATCGCAGCAAGCAACGTAAAATCCATTGTGGGGAGGGTCACAACGCCAGGCACGAACTATGGGGCTGCTACCAACGCAATCAAAGTGGT is part of the Topomyia yanbarensis strain Yona2022 chromosome 1, ASM3024719v1, whole genome shotgun sequence genome and encodes:
- the LOC131678538 gene encoding histone H2A; this encodes MSGRGKGGKVKGKAKSRSNRAGLQFPVGRIHRLLRKGNYAERVGAGAPVYLAAVMEYLAAEVLELAGNAARDNKKTRIIPRHLQLAIRNDEELNKLLSGVTIAQGGVLPNIQAVLLPKKTEKKA
- the LOC131678582 gene encoding histone H2B-like is translated as MAPKASGKAVKKAGKATKAIVKGDKKKRKQRRKESYAIYIYKVLKQVHPDTGVSSKAMSIMNSFVNDIFERIASEASRLAHYNKRSTITSREIQTAVRLLLPGELAKHAVSEGTKAVTKYTSSK